In Microbacterium pumilum, the following proteins share a genomic window:
- the nusA gene encoding transcription termination factor NusA, translating to MDIDLGLLRTIEREKEIPFDELVRIIEQAILTAYAKHSFDTGELPEGTRAQLDRKTGHVSIFSPLIDEEGAVIGEEESTPDDFGRIAAFAAKQVISQRLRDIADDAVLGEFRGKEGDIVAGVVQQGPNPRMVHVDLGSVEAILPPEEQVAGEEYTHGSRLRVYVTSVAKGNKGPQITVSRTHPGLVRKLFALEVPEIHSGLVEIVSLAREAGHRTKIAVKANDPTINAKGACIGELGRRVRAVTEELGGEKIDIVDYDPELAKFVANALSPAKVTSSFILDASSKAVRALVPDYQLSLAIGKEGQNARLAAKLTGAKIDIQPDSILEER from the coding sequence ATGGACATCGATCTGGGATTGCTGCGGACGATCGAGCGCGAGAAGGAGATTCCCTTCGACGAACTCGTCCGGATCATCGAGCAGGCGATCTTGACCGCTTACGCCAAGCACAGCTTCGACACCGGTGAACTGCCCGAGGGCACGCGCGCTCAACTGGACCGCAAGACCGGTCACGTCTCGATCTTCTCGCCCCTCATCGACGAAGAGGGCGCCGTCATCGGCGAAGAGGAGTCGACCCCCGACGACTTCGGCCGAATCGCGGCGTTCGCTGCGAAGCAGGTCATCAGTCAGCGCCTCCGCGACATCGCCGACGACGCCGTGCTGGGCGAATTCCGCGGCAAGGAGGGCGACATCGTCGCCGGGGTCGTGCAGCAGGGACCCAACCCCCGCATGGTGCACGTCGACCTGGGATCGGTGGAGGCGATCCTTCCCCCCGAGGAGCAGGTCGCCGGCGAGGAGTATACTCACGGATCCCGACTCCGCGTGTACGTCACGTCCGTCGCCAAGGGCAACAAGGGTCCGCAGATCACCGTGTCGCGAACGCACCCCGGGCTCGTGCGCAAGCTCTTCGCGCTCGAGGTGCCTGAGATCCACTCCGGACTGGTCGAGATCGTGTCGCTGGCACGCGAGGCGGGTCACCGCACCAAGATCGCCGTGAAGGCGAACGACCCGACCATCAACGCGAAGGGCGCGTGCATCGGCGAGCTCGGCCGCCGTGTGCGCGCCGTCACGGAGGAGCTCGGCGGCGAGAAGATCGACATCGTCGACTACGACCCCGAACTCGCGAAGTTCGTCGCGAACGCGCTGTCGCCCGCGAAGGTGACCTCGAGCTTCATCCTCGATGCCTCGAGCAAGGCGGTCCGCGCACTTGTGCCGGATTACCAGCTCTCACTTGCGATCGGCAAGGAAGGCCAGAACGCGCGGCTCGCCGCCAAGCTCACGGGCGCCAAGATCGACATCCAGCCCGACAGCATCCTCGAGGAGCGCTGA